Proteins from a genomic interval of Canis lupus familiaris isolate Mischka breed German Shepherd chromosome 33, alternate assembly UU_Cfam_GSD_1.0, whole genome shotgun sequence:
- the CEP19 gene encoding centrosomal protein of 19 kDa, with protein MMCTAKKCGIRFQPPAIILIYENEMKEKSRQRIMPVRNFSKFSDCSRAAEQLKNNPRHKNYLEQVPLRQLEKLFSFLRGYLWGQSLAETMEQFKRETTIDPEEDLNKLDDKELAKRKSIMDELFEKNQKKKDDPNFVYDIEVEFPQDEQLQSCGWDTESADEF; from the exons ATGATGTGCACTGCCAAGAAATGTGGAATTAGGTTCCAGCCTCCAGCTATTATCTTAATCTATGAGaatgaaatgaaggagaaaagtcGCCAACGCATCATGCCAGTCCGAAACTTTTCAAAGTTTTCAG ATTGCAGCAGAGCTGCTGAACAATTGAAGAATAATCCACGACACAAGAATTACCTGGAACAAGTGCCCCTGAGGCAGCTAGAGAAGTTATTCAGTTTTTTACGAGGTTACTTATGGGGGCAAAGTTTGGCAGAAACAATGGAACAATTTAAACGGGAAACAACAATTGATCCTGAGGAAGACCTGAACAAACTAGATGATAAGGAACTTGCTAAAAGAAAGAGCATCATGGATGaactttttgagaaaaatcagaagaagaagGATGATCCGAATTTCGTTTATGACATCGAAGTTGAGTTCCCACAGGATGAACAACTGCAGTCATGTGGCTGGGACACAGAGTCAGCTGACGAGTTCTGA